CATCATCACCGATCTCGGTGGCATCGTGCAGGGTGGCATGGGCGTGGCCGCCGGCGGCAATATCAACCCGGACAAGGGGGGCACCAGCATGTACGAGCCGATGGGGGGCAGCGCGCCCAAGTACACCGGCAAGAACGTGATCAACCCCATCGCCGCCATCAATGCCATGGCCATGCTGCTCGAGCACACGGGCCAGGAAAAAGCGGGCCAGCGCATCTTGAAGGCGGTACAGGAAGTCACAGGCACGAAGATGAAGAGTCAGGCCGCCGGCAAAATGGGCTACTCCACCACCGAAGTCGGCGACCTGGTCTGCAAGGCCCTCGGGTAGCTGCGCCCCTCGAACAACACCACGTAGCGACAGGGGTATCGGTAGGGGTAGCAGCGATCATCTTGCGCAAAAAACTCCCCTTCTAAAACCACCCCCGAGTCGCAAGATGGTCGGTGTCGCGCAGCGACCAGAGGATAAGTAAAATCCCCACCAGCTCCTCCACGACCCCAAACGCAACTCCGCGTCTCCTCCTCACTCTGCGGCTCCCCGTGAGCTCAGTGCGAGTACCGGGTATTAGCAACCCGAGGGACAAGCAACCTGCGAAGTGACCTTCGATGCCTGCCAAGAATCAAGGTCTGACACAGCGCTAGTAATTCAGCCGCACGCCGCGGGCGCGGAGGTCTTTGGCCAACTGATGGGCCGTCGTGTATTGCACGGCGTCGAAGCCGAACTCTCGCGCTCCTGCGACATGGTCGGCAATGTCGTCGACGAAGAAGATCTCTTGCGGCTCGACCCCTGCCAACTCGGCCGCCGCCTGGTAAATCTCCGCGTCGGGTTTCATGGCCTTGATGCGAAAGCTCAGGGCAAGCACCTCGAACGTGCCGGGCACGATCGGGTAGCGCCCGGACGCGAAGTAGTTGAAGTGCGACTCGCTCGTGTTCGAGAGCAGCCCGAGCCGATAGCGGGCCTGCCACAACTGCGCGACGATCGACGCCACCGGCGCATTCAGCTCGAAGATCGCGCTGCCTGCCCGTTCCAACTGGTCGTAGTCCGCGCGCGTGCCGGTCTCGCGGCAGAACGTCTCGTAGAACTCCTCGTTCGAGAGCGTGCCCTGTTCGAGACGCCGTTCGAGGTCGGTATCGAAGAGCAATTGCCAGACGCGCTCGGTGGTGGCGCCGGCCACTTCGGCCATTTGCCGGCACATGAGCTGATGACTGAAGTAAAGCAGGACGTTGCCCAGGTCGAAGTAGAAAAATTTGGGAGTCTTTATCACGGG
This genomic window from Pirellulales bacterium contains:
- a CDS encoding HAD family phosphatase encodes the protein MIKTPKFFYFDLGNVLLYFSHQLMCRQMAEVAGATTERVWQLLFDTDLERRLEQGTLSNEEFYETFCRETGTRADYDQLERAGSAIFELNAPVASIVAQLWQARYRLGLLSNTSESHFNYFASGRYPIVPGTFEVLALSFRIKAMKPDAEIYQAAAELAGVEPQEIFFVDDIADHVAGAREFGFDAVQYTTAHQLAKDLRARGVRLNY